A window from Solanum stenotomum isolate F172 chromosome 5, ASM1918654v1, whole genome shotgun sequence encodes these proteins:
- the LOC125865968 gene encoding probable membrane-associated kinase regulator 3: MAKNPLPSPINHLGEEEYIDIEVNSASQNREFEFQMASITNYNTTSPADELFYRGRLLPLHQKILQTQLFEDLEDSFCVEVSTERPLGSVKRINLLTSSTINFTISSPSQSFELSPNDHKISPKKVWIKFIKHSLITQKLKSLFSKSSCRNGNCCSSKDMNVSKKIIPLKNTNNIGSVSSRSFKWQQKSRNGSSSRSFSSTNFSSRSSFDCSFNSNYELNFSKRSSFTSESEGSIEDAVAHCKKSHTG; the protein is encoded by the coding sequence ATGGCCAAAAATCCTCTTCCATCACCAATAAACCACTTAGGTGAAGAAGAATACATAGACATTGAAGTAAACTCTGCCTCTCAAAACAGAGAATTTGAGTTTCAAATGGCTTCAATTACCAATTATAACACAACTTCCCCTGCTGATGAACTCTTTTATAGGGGCAGACTCCTTCCtcttcaccaaaaaatccttCAAACACAACTCTTTGAAGATTTAGAAGATAGCTTTTGCGTGGAGGTTTCTACAGAAAGACCCCTTGGTTCTGTCAAACGGATCAACCTACTCACGAGCTCCACCATCAATTTCACCATTAGTTCACCATCACAATCTTTTGAACTTAGTCCAAATGATCATAAAATAAGTCCTAAGAAAGTGTGGATTAAGTTCATTAAACATTCTTTAATTACTCAAAAGCTCAAATCTTTGTTTAGTAAATCTTCTTGTAGAAATGGGAATTGTTGTTCTAGTAAAGACATGAATGTTTCCAAGAAAATAATCCCATTGAAAAATACTAATAACATTGGAAGTGTGTCTTCAAGGTCATTCAAGTGGcaacaaaaatcaagaaatggaAGTTCTTCAAGGTCATTCtcttcaactaatttttcttcAAGGTCATCATTTGATTGTTCCTTTAACTCCAATTATGAGTTGAATTTCTCCAAGAGAAGTAGTTTTACTTCAGAGAGTGAAGGTTCAATTGAGGATGCTGTTGCTCATTGTAAAAAGTCTCATACTGGTTGA